One Intestinimonas butyriciproducens genomic window, GCCGCCGCAGGCGCCCAGCAGCAGGCCCAGCAGCAGCATATCCATCCTTCTCATGGGATCTCCCCCGGAAGGCGGAAATAATCGTATACGGCGCGGGCTGTGTGTTTCGGCACCGCGGCTTCCAGCTCCGTCAAAGAGGCCGACCGGATCGCCTTGACGCTCTTGAAATGCCTGAGGAGTTCCGTCCGGCGCTTTTCCCCCACGCCGGGGATCCTGTCCAGCACGGAGCCCCGGACCTGCTTGGATTGCTGGAGGCGCTGAAATTCAATGGCAAAACGGTGGGTCTCCTCCTGGATGCGCCCCACCAGGGCGAACACCGCCGGGATCTGCTGGATACCGATCTCCCCGCCCGCCGGGTCCACCAGCGCACGGGTCCGGTGCCGGTCGTCCTTCACCATGCCAAACACGGGAATGGAGAGCTGGTTCTCCTCCAGGACCCGCAGGGCCACCCTGGCGTGGTTCTCACCGCCGTCGATGAAAAGAAGGTCGGGGAGAGCGTCGAATTTTTCGTCCCCATCCAGGTACCGCCGGAAGCGCCGGGTGAGCACCTGCTCCATGGACCCGTAGTCGTCGGCGTGCTCCATATCCCGGAGCTTGAAATGCCGGTAGTCCCGCTTCAGGGGACGCCCGTCCACAAAGACCGTCATGGAGGCCACAATATTGGTGTCCCCCGTGTTGGAGATATCATAGGCCTCGATGCGCCTGGGCGCCCGGGGAAGGCCCAGCATCCTTCCCAGGGCCTCCATCAGCTTGGACGCCCGCTCCTCCCGACTGGTGGCCCGCTCCACCTCTTCCACGGCGTTCTTGTTGGCCAGGCGGATGAGATCCATCTTGGCCCCTCTCTGGGGGGTCATCAGACTCACCCGGTGCCCGCACGCCTCTGAAAGCATCCGCATCACCGGCACCTCGTCCTCGATCTCGCAGGGAAGCAGGATCTGCCTGGGGAGGCTCCCCCGGCTGCCATAATACTGCTTTATCAGGGCCGAGACGGTGTCCTCCCGCGCCTCTTCCACCGGGGTCTCAATGAGGTCCATATCCTTGGCGGCCAGGTCCCCATCCGCATAGTGGAGCACCACAAAGCAGCTTTTGGCCTCTCCCCGGTGGAACCCCACCACATCGGTATCCGAGAGGGAGCCCGCCACCACCTTCTGCCGCTTGCCCAACAGTTCGATGGCCCGCATCCGGTCTCGGAGCTCCGCCGCCTTCTCAAACCGCAGTTCCTCCGCGGCGCGCTCCATTTCCGCGCTCAGATCGGAGAGTACCTCATCGTATTTCCCCTCCAGCAGCCGGACCGCCTGATCGATGTTCTCCCGGTAACGGCTCTGGTCCATCTCTTTCCGGCAGTAGCCGTCGCACTGCCCCATGCGGTAATAGAGGCAGGGTCGTTCCTTTCCGATGTCCCGCGGGAACCGTTTCCCGCACACGGGGAGGCGCAGGGCCGCCCTGAGGGCGTCTATGATGGCTTGGCTGGCGCCGCGGCTCCCATAGGGCCCGAAATACCGCGCACCGTCTTCCGCCACCTTATTGGCCAGGGAAAAGCGGGGATATGCTTCCTGCACGGTGAGACGGATATAAGGATAGCCTTTGTCGTCCTTGAGCAGTATGTTGTATTTGGGCTGATGCCGCTTGATCAGGGAGCACTCCAGCACCAGCGCCTCAAATTCGCTGTCGGCGATGATCACGTCGAAGTGATCGATCTGCGAGACCATGGCACGGGTCTTCTCCGTGTGGGAGGCCAGGTCCGCAAAGTATTGCGACACCCGGTTTTTCAGCGCCTTAGCCTTGCCGACGTAGATGACCTCGTTTTTGGCGTCCTGCATGATATATACGCCGGGCTTCAGCGGAAGGCCATGGGCCTTTTCTTTCAGTTCCTCAAAGGTCAACGAGAACGCACCACCTTATTCTTGCGGCCGCGCCGCCTGCTTCCGCTCCGAGAGCATGGGAGAGTACATCATTATGGCGTGGTTTTCACACACCAACTCCTCCCCTACCGGGACCCCTTCCATATCGAACACTCTGCGGAAGAGCACATTATGGCGGGTGTATCCGCCCCAGTACTCTCCCTGAAAACGGTGCTCCTTCTCATAGACCTCATACCGGAACGCCTGGGGCGCGCTGCACTGCCACGCTCCCACCAGCTCGGCGTCCATGACCCGGAGCGACAGCCGCCACACATGGGGCGTGTCGTTTCGAATCATCAGGTCCAGATAATTATAAAAACAGGTTGCCCCGCTTCCAAAGGGCTGGGTCCGGTCCGCGTCCGGGAACACATCGTACCCGTGCCGGTGCCGCTCCGTGATCGTAAGGGGGGTATGTAGGGTCATCCAGTAGAGGAGATTGGAACACTGGCACAGCCCGCCCCCCACCCCGGGCACCACCTGACCGTTGCGCAGCAGCATCCCCTCCACATAGCCCTTTCGGCGGCTTGGGTTCCCGATGCTTCGCCAGTAGGAGAGGGTCTCACCGGGAAGGAGCGTCATTCCATCCAGCCGCGCCACGGCCAGACGCAGGTTTTTCACCTTGTTCTCCTGCATCCACATGTCCACATCCTTGAACCTGCGCATCAGCGGGGTGGCGTGGGCCGCGCACCGATAGGGACACGGGGGATCCGTACGCCGGCGGGCAAAGGACACGCCGCCCAGCCGCCACCAGACCCATCGGCGGGCACGAAAATACCGGGTCCCCAGCCACAGCCGCAGCACTCTGCGCCGGACCGGCACCGGCGTCATCCCTTCCCGCATCACAGTCCCCTCCTCTTTTTCTCCAAAAAACGCTTCTGATACTTCAGATTGGCCACTTCTGTGACCTTCCGGCTGGCCGAGAAGTTGCACGCGCCTCCCACCACCCCCACGATGGCGGTCCCCTGGATGAATTTTACCACCAGCATGGCGTTGGAGAGGGCTTTGGAGGTTTCTCGCATCTGGGTGTCCAGGTCGAACCACGGTCCCTCTCCGTGGTCCACAGACCGCCCGAAGTCATCCGCCCGGCGGCTAAAGGCGGCGCGTTCCAGCCCTTTGGTGAGCGCCGCGCTGAGGAGCAGCAGGATATAGTACCGCTCCTGGGGCGTATCATAGGCAAACCCGTAGCGGACGGCGGTCTGGTAGACCGCCCGCAGCAGAATGGACATCAGGATGGGGATATCGGGCAGGCCCATTCCCGCCAGCCCCAGCGCACAGCCCTCCGCCGTGGCCATAGCGGTGGTAGCCGCGCCACTCAGGACCGCGCTCTTGTGGAAGGCGCGCACGCTCCGGGCGTCCGGGTCCTTTCCCAGATAATACTCCTTGATGTACCGGTCTGCCCGCAGCCTTTTTTCCGGAATGGTCTTACCCAGCAGCCCGGTCCCTCGCTTGAAAATGACCTGAAATGCCGTATAAAAGGCGGCGTCCATGGTCTCCATCAGCTTTTCCGGTATCTTGGATTCGATCTTTTCCCTCAGGCCCGTCTTGAGGGCGGAGCCCCCTCTGCTCTCCCGGAACAGGCGGTCCTCTCGGCGGCGGATGCGGTCCAGCTGCCGGTTATATGGATTGCGTAAACTGCTCATACCGTCACGACCCAAATATTAAAAAAAGCGCCGCAATGCGGCGCTTTTCCTGTGGCGAAAACCTTACTCCGAGAAGTTGCTGGAGATCAGCTCGATGAGCGCCTCGACGGCTTCCTTCTCGTCGGGCCCGTCCGCGATCAGATTGATGGCGGTCCCCTTGACGATGCCCAGAGAGAGGACACCCAGCAGGCTCTTGGCATTCACCCTGCGCTCGTCCTTCTCCACCCAGATGGAGCTCTTGAACTCGTTGGCCTTCTGGATAAAGAATGTAGCAGGCCTAGCATGGAGACCAACCTGATTGTTCACGACAGCCTCTTTGATATACAATTGTGTTCCCCCCTCAAGCAAAGCATTGTTTGCGTATCTAGCATACCAAATTTAGTCTCACCCGTCAATGACATTTTGCACAAATTCACGGACTCAGGCGTGAGAAAATCAAGGCCTAAATCCGCGGGATGCTGGGAAAGTTGACAAATCGTCCGATCCGTCCGGCCTTTTCCCCGCCCCGTTTTCGTACGGACGGTCTCCCCGGCCCCCGTCGGCACCCTATTTCAGCTCCACCACCGTCACGCCGTCCTCGCCCTCGCCATAGCGGCCGGGGCGGAAGGACTTGACATATCTGCTCCGTTTCAGGTGGTCCCGGACCGCCTTCCGGACCGCCCCGGTTCCCTTTCCGTGGATCACCGTGACGGTCTCCAGCCGCCCCATAACGGCGCTGTCCAGAAAACGGTCCAGCACCAGCAGGGCTTCGTCGGTCATCATGCCCCGCAGGTCCACCTCGGGGGAGGCCCCCAGCGCGCGTAACTTGTGTTCCGCCCTCTGGGCGATGTGGGCAGCCTGCTTTTTCCCATCCCCCGCGTCCTCCACCACGCGGACCTCCTCCCGCTTCGCCGTGATCTTCAGGATGCCGGCCTGAAGCTGGAGTCCGCCGTCCTTATTGACCGCCAAAACCGTGGCGCGGGTGCCCATCTTTACCAGCTCCACCGTGTCCCCTACCTTGGCCGGCCGGGTGGGAGGCGGGACGGGCAGTTCCTCGTGCCCGCCCAAGGCGTCCTCCGCTTCGTTGAGCCGCCGGCGGAGCCCCGCCCTGCGGTCGTTCTGCTCCTGCCAGCTGGCCTCCTTCTCCTGGCGTCTGCGCATATCGTTGAGCTCGGCAAAGACCTGATCCGCCGTCCGCCTGGCCTCGTCCAGGATCGCTCTGGCCTCCGCCTGGGCCTTCTGCACCGCTTTGTCCCGCTCCATCTCCAGGCGCTGGCGGTACTCCCTGGCGGTTTTTGCAGCGTCCTCCATCTCCCGGCGCAGCTTTCGCGCCTCTTCTTTCTCCCGCTCCATCTCCTGCCGCTGGCGGTCCAGCTGTGTGAGCACATCCTCAAAGCGGACATTCTCTGCGTCGATCCGGGCTGCGGCCTGATCGATGATGCTCTGCGGTAGCCCCAGCCGCTTGGAGATGGCAAAGGCGTTGGACTTGCCGGGTATCCCGATGAGGAGGCGGTAGGTGGGAGCCAGGGTCTCCACGTCGAACTCGCAGGAGGCGTTTTCCACCCCCGGCGTGGTCATGGCATAGACCTTGAGCTCGGCATAGTGGGTGGTGGCGCACACCAGAGCGCCCCGCTTCCGGGCGGACTCAATGACGGCTGCTGCCAGAGCGGCACCCTCCACCGGATCGGTGCCCGCCCCCAACTCGTCAAAAAGGATGAGGGAACCCGGCCCGCACGCCTCCAGGATCCCCACGATGTTGGTCATGTGAGAGGAGAAGGTGGACAGGTTCTGTGCAATGGACTGCTCATCGCCGATGTCGGCCAGCACGTGGTCAAAGATCACAATGCTGCTGTCGTCCCCCACAGGGATGTGCAGGCCACACTGGGCCATGAGGATGAGCAGACCCATGGTCTTCAGCGTCACGGTCTTTCCGCCGGTGTTGGGCCCGGTGATTACAAGCGTGTCGAAGTCCCCGCCCAGGCGCAGGTCGTTGGCCACCGCTTTGTCGGGCGGCAGTAGGGGATGCCGGGCTTTTTTCAGATCGATCCCCCTGGCCGCCAGCCTGGGCGCGGAGCAGTGGAGCCGGCTGGAGAGCCGGGCCCGGGCAAAGATGCCGTCGAGGAGCACCAGCAGATCGTAATTCTGGGCGATGTCCTCCCTGTGGGCGGCGCACTCGGCGGAGAGTTCCCGCAGGATGCGTTCGATCTCCTTCTCCTCCCTGGCCTGGAGCTCCCGGAGCTCATTGTTGGTCTTGACCACGCCCATGGGCTCAATGAAAAAGGTCCCGCCGGAGCCGGACACGTCATGGACCAGGCCGGGGATCTCGTTCTTGCACTCCGACCGCACCGGCACCACATACCGCCCGGAACGCATGGTGATGATGGACTCCTGCAGATATTTGGACTGAGAGGAGGAGATGAGCTTTTGCAGGATATCCCGCACCTTGGAGGAACAGGCCCGGATATGGCGGCGGATATCGGCCAGTTCGGGGCTGGCCGCGTCGGCGATCTCCTCCTCCGAGAGGATGGCTCCGCTGATCTTTTCCTCCAGAAAACGGTTCGGCACCAGGGAGGCGAAGAGATGGTCGATGCAGGTTTTGGCGCTGCCCTCCCCGGAGGCGTATTCCCTGGCGGCCCGGGCGCAGCGCAGGAGCGCGGCGATGTCCAGCAGTTCCTTGGTGTTCAGCGCCCCTCCCATATCGGCCCGCTGGAGGGACGCTCCCACAGGGCGGACGCCGGACAGTGAGGGGCTCCCCCGTAGGACAATCATCCCCAGCGCGGCGGAGGTCTCCTCCAGGCGGCGGCGCACATCGTCGGCATCGGTCAGCGGGCGCAGGGCGCGGCAGCGATCCTTCCCCTCCTCCGTCTGGGCCTGCCCGGCCAACAGCTCCAGCACCCTGGGCAGTTCCAGAGTCTGGATGGATTTTTCAAACAGATCGGTCATGTAGTTACCTCTTTGCAGGTTTTGCCTTCCATTGATTTTCCATATCGGTTTCTCCGCCTGTGGGAGGCCCTTACAGCAGCTCCAGCCCCAAGGTGAGCACCGCCCGGCCCCCGACACGGATCTTGACGCTTCCGTCGCCCTCCTCCAGCCGGCTCAGGATCTCCGAGGGTTTGCCCATATGCTCCCCCTGCAGGAAGCGGCTCTCGTCTCCAGGGCGGAGCTTCCCCTGGCGGTAGAGGTAATAGGTCAGGGCGCCGTTGGAGGTGCCTGTGGCCGCCTCCTCCGGGATCGCGTAGAGGGGGGCAAAATTCCGGCAATGGGCGGTCTCCCCCCGCTCCAGGGACGGCCAGAACATGTGGATGCCCACCACCTGGTAGCGCCGGGAGAGCTCCGTCACCGCCGCCTCGTTCTGTACCGCCGCCTCCAGGGCCTCCCTGGTGCTCACCGGCAGCAGGATGTCGCACAGCCCCGTGCTCACGGCTCTGGGCACCATATCCGCCGGCATATCATCCAGGCTCAGTCCATAGGCGGCATACAGCTCCCTGGCCTCTTCCTCACTAAAGGTCCTCCCCTCCACCGGAGGGGCCATATCCATCCACACCGCGGTGCGGGAGACCTCAATGCTCAGCTCACCCGCCAGCGTAGAGGCGCCATAGGTGCCTGGGGCCAGGTTTCCCTCCTCCCGCAGCACGGTAAACGCCGCAATGGTGGCGTGCCCGCACAGGTCCACCTCTCCCTCGGGAGTGAAATAGCGCAGGCGGAAGGACTCCGGCCCCAGGCGCTTGACAAAGGCGGTCTCGGAGTGCTTGAGCTCCGCCGCCAGAGTCTGCATAAAGCCGTCGTCCGGGTAGTCCTCATCCCGGCCCAGCAGCGCCACTCCCGCCTGATTGCCGGAAAACTTCCGGGTCGTAAATGCGTCCACAACATATAGTTTCATGACGGCCACCTTCCTTTTTCGCCCATATCGAGCTGTTTATAAAAGTCCAGGGTGCGGAAACCCCGGTCCAACTGCGTGAGAAGAAAATCCTCGCAGGCCCGGGCCATCAGCGCCATACTCTCCCCATTCATCGAAAAGGAAAAAAGGCGCTTCGGATCTCCATAGACCACATGGCGCATGGCGGCCAGGCTGACGGCGTCCAGAGGCCGGGAGGCGCTCCCCCTTTCACCGCAGGCGGCGCAGCAGAGCACCCCCTCGCCCAGATCCAGCCGCGGCTGCGCCGGCGCCTCCTCGCCGCAGAGCGCGCAGACGTCCAGCAGCGGTTCGTATCCCGCCACGCACAAAAGCCGGAGCTCAAAGGCGGCTTTTACCAGCGCCGGAGGCTTGTTCAGCCTGTCCAGGGCATATATGGAGTTGAGCAGCAGGGACAGCAGCGCCTGATCCGGCCGTCCCTCCTCGGCCACTGCCTCGGCCACCTCGGCAAAGTAGGAGCACAGGGCCAGCTTCTCCACATCCCTGCGGACCCCCCAAAAGAGCTCCAGTACCTCCGCCTCGTTGAGGGAAATATAGTCCCGGTACTCAAAAAGCGTCATATCCGACCAGACCAGCAGCTGTGCCGAGGCCGCCAGCGGGCTGTTTCTCCGCCGACAGCCCCGGGCCTTCACCGTGCGCTTGCCCCCTTCCCGGGTGAGGACGGTCAATATCTTGTCGGCTTCCTTGTAGTTGGTCTCCCGCAGGACCAGTCCCTGGGTCACAATGTGCATCCCGTCACCCTTTATGTATGGGCGCGTAAGCGCCCTTGGTAGAACATCGGTCGGGCCGCAAGCCCCGCCGGACAATCAGCCTGCAGCGGGGGTTCAGGCGGTTTTGATCTCGCGCGCTTCCTCCTCCCTGAGCAGGCGGTAAAGCGCGTAGGCCTCCGGCAGACCGGTGGCGAGGAAGAGCTCCCAAAGTGCTTCGCAGTTCATTTTGACAGGCCCCCTTCTCCATTAGGTTGCCTGTTTCCCGCTCTGTTATCAGCGGTAAATTTTCGGACTTATTTTGGTGCCGGTCGCCGGCCCGTCCTCCGTATCCTGTACGGTCTGCGCCCTTCCGTATCCGCGCCTTACTCGTCCCGATACCCCACATCGCGGATAAAATTGAGATTGTCGCGCCAGTTTTCCTTGACCTTGACCCATGTCTCCAAAAACACCTTGGCGCCCATAAACGCCTCAATGTCCTTGCGGGCCAGGGTGGATATCTTCTTCAGCATAGCCCCGTTTTTCCCGATGATGATACCCTTATGGCTGGCCTTTTCGCAGTAGATGGTAGCGTCGATGTCGATGATACCGTTCTCCCGCTCGGAAAACTTGGACAGCTCCACCGCGGTGCCGTGCGGGATCTCCTTGTCCAAGCACAGCAGCAGCTTTTCCCGGATGATCTCGGCGCACACCTGCCGCTCAGGCTGGTCCGTGATCATGTCGTCGGGGAAGAGCTGCGGCCCCTCGGGCAGGAACGCGGCGAGCACATTCAACAACTCTTCGACCCCGTCTCCGTTTTTGGCTGAGATTGGCACAATGGCCTGAAAGTCGCACTCGGCCTGATAGACCTGCATGACGGTAAGGAGCTCCTCCTTTTTCACCGTGTCGATTTTGTTGATGACCAGCACGACGGGTACGCCCAGCGCCCGGATGCGGGCGATGAGCTCCGCCTCCGGGCCGCCCACATGGGGGATGGGTTCTATCAGCAGCATGACGGCGTCCACATCTGCCACGCTCTCCTTCACCACGCCCACCATATATTCTCCCAGACGGGTCCGGGCCTTGTGGAGGCCGGGGGTGTCCATGAAGACATACTGGCACTCGCCCCGGTTGAGAACCGCGCAGATGCGGTTGCGCGTGGTCTGGGGCTTGTTGGTGACGATGGCGATCTTTTCGCCCACCAGGGCGTTGGTCAGGGTGGACTTTCCCACATTGGGGCGGCCCACAATGGAGATCATGCCGGATTTCGTAAGATTCATTTCAGATGATCCTCAACTTTCTTTGTGCGGTTTGAGCTGATTTCCGCTATTTACAGTGTAAGGCTCCAAGCTGCGCCGGTGCCCGCCGCCCCCTCACAGCTCCCCATCCAGCTTCGCAAAGTTTCCCGGATAGAATTGGAGTTCCCGCCGGGTATGGGACGCGCCGGGCCGGTCCTCATCACATCTGCCTCCGGGATATGCCCAGAGCGCCCAGGATGGCCTCCTCCCGCTCCCGCATCCGGGCCTTCTCGGGGCCGTCGTCCATGTGGTCGTACCCCAGCAGATGGAGCACGGAGTGAACGGCCAGATAGGCCACCTCCCGCTCGGTCCCGTGGCCGTACTCCTCTCCCTGGGCGCGAGCCCGCTCCAGTGAGATCACCATGTCCCCCAGAGGGATCAGGCCGGTCTCGGGGTCGGCGTCGGCGGCATCCTCCGGCGGGCGGCCGGGAGCATATTCGAACATAGGAAAGCTCAGCACATCGGTGGCCCTGTCCACATCCCTCTGCTCCAGATTGATCCGGTGAATGCCCTCGTCGTTGGTGAGGAGCACGTCCACCTCGCAGGGCACGCCCACGCCCTCAGCCGCCAGAGCGGCCGGGATGACCCGCCGCAGCAGCGTTTCCCAGACGGCCGTGTCCTCCTCCAGTTCGGATTCGATGATGATTTCGTTGTCCATGGCACTCCACTCCTCTTTTCTCCGGGCTTGCCTATGATTATACACGGTTTCCCGTCTTTTTACCAGTCCTCCATACAAGAATCGGGGCGGGATGATCGGCCTCATCCCGCCCCGCTCACTGGCACACTTCCCCCATCAGCCGCAGCTTTTCCTCCCTGGACAGGCGCTTGACGGCCGCCTCCCGCCGGAGGGCGGCCGATTTTTCCCCGCACGCCTCCCGGTAGACCAGCTCCACCGGGCCGCGGCCCCGGGTATATTTTGCGCCCCGCCCGCTGTTGTGGGCCGCCAAGCGGCGGGGCACATCGTTGGTAATCCCGGTGTAGAGCGTGCCGTCGGCACAGCGGAGGATGTAGACCCAATAGCGTTTCTCCCGTGGGGCGGCCTCACCGTCCATCCCGCTTCCCCTCCGCCGATTTCCGCCGGTGCTCATCCTCCTCATAGGCCTTGATGATCCTCTGGACGATCACATGCCGGACCACATCGGCCCCGCTGAGGCGGCAGATGGCGATATCCTCCACTCCGTTGAGCACCCGCATGGCCTCCCTGAGGCCGGACACCTTGTCGGCAGGCAGGTCGATCTGGGTCACATCACCGGTAATGACGATCTTGGACCCGAAGCCCAGGCGGGTAAGAAACATTTTCATCTGTTCCCGCGAGGTGTTCTGGGCCTCGTCCAGAATGATGAAGGAGTCGTCCAGCGTGCGGCCCCGCATATAGGCCAGGGGGGCCACCTCGATATTGCCCCGCTCCAGATATTTATTGTAGGTCTCGGTCCCCAGCATGTCGAAAAGTGCGTCGTAGAGGGGCCGCAGGTAGGGGTCCACCTTGCTTTGCAGGTCGCCGGGTAGGAAGCCCAGCCGCTCCCCCGCCTCCACGGCGGGCCGGGTGAGGATGATGCGGTTGACCTGGCCCGCCCGGAAGGCCGCAACAGCGGCGGCCACCGCCAGATAGGTCTTGCCCGTGCCCGCCGGGCCGATCCCCAGGGTCACGGTGCTCTTTTTGATGGCGTCCACATACCGCTTCTGCCCCAGCGTCTTGGCCTTGATGGGCTTTCCCTTTGCCGTGACGCACAGTACATCCCGGGCCACCTCGCCAATCTTGTCCTCTTGGCCGGATTTGACCAGTTGGAGGACATAGCGGACATTCTGCTCGTTGATGGGTTCGCCGCGGCCGGACAGCTCCAATAGCCCCTCGATGGCTTTAACGCCATAGATGACGTTCTCCCCGTTCTCGCCGGCGATCTTCAGGCTTCCGTCCCGGTTCACCACCGAGACCGAGAGTTCATGCTCAATGATCTTGATGTTCTCGTCAAAGGAGCCGAAAATGTTGACGGCCTCCTCGACGCGCTCCATACTGACGGTCTGTTCGATCAAATTTTGTCGCTCCTTATTTTTACGCTTCTATCCCGCAGGCAGCGGCTGGGCCGGCGTGGTCTCGCCCACCGTTCCCTCGAAGGTGACCTCCCGGCCGATCTGTTCCCGGCACTCCGCCTTCGCCGTAACGGTCAGGATCCCCTCTGCCTCCCGGGCGGCAAAGCTCACCTGGACGACCTCACCGTCCTCTCCCACCAACTTTTCCAGCCGGTCCGCAAGCTGTTCCTCCAGCATGGCCTGGACCGCATCCGGGTCCAGAGCCGCAGGGACCGTCTCATAGGCGCGGTATTCCGTCTTCCGCAGGGCCAGGGGCATCACCCGTCCTCCCGGAAGCGTGAATACGCGGGTCGTGCTTATTTTATCATACCCATCCATGGGAATGCCAGTCTTTCCGAAAAAATTCACGCTGTGGCCCAGGAGGATCAGAGACCAGCCGGTTTCTTTCTCTCCCGTGTATGCTTTCACCTTGGCCTCCAGCGGGATCTCGGCCTCCAGGGTCCGCCATGTCCGGGCGTAGATGTTGCCTCTGGCATGGACCAGGCGCTGCCCGGCATCCACGGTGGCATACTTGGGCTCCTTCAGGTCCACCACGCCGCTGATCAACACCTCGCCTTCCAGCACGGTATCCCCCTCCTGGAAGGAGGGCTGTCCCTCCAGCACCTCCATATGTGTGATGATGCCGGTGGCGGCCGAGATCACATGGGCAGGGGTGGTCTCATCCCGGA contains:
- a CDS encoding PhoH family protein — protein: MIEQTVSMERVEEAVNIFGSFDENIKIIEHELSVSVVNRDGSLKIAGENGENVIYGVKAIEGLLELSGRGEPINEQNVRYVLQLVKSGQEDKIGEVARDVLCVTAKGKPIKAKTLGQKRYVDAIKKSTVTLGIGPAGTGKTYLAVAAAVAAFRAGQVNRIILTRPAVEAGERLGFLPGDLQSKVDPYLRPLYDALFDMLGTETYNKYLERGNIEVAPLAYMRGRTLDDSFIILDEAQNTSREQMKMFLTRLGFGSKIVITGDVTQIDLPADKVSGLREAMRVLNGVEDIAICRLSGADVVRHVIVQRIIKAYEEDEHRRKSAEGKRDGR
- a CDS encoding sporulation protein YqfD; translation: MQAIINFLRGSVLFTVTGAFPERFLNLCAQRGVGFWDLEWLDEHSLRLRVARGDAKRVGELAEKVMCEASAQRRAGIPFFLAGFRRRYALLLGLALSVAAVCVLSRFILTIEVSGNEKVPTAAILTELSRQGVRVGAYGPGLDVRRISQEALIRLEDLAWMSVNLHGTRAEVLVREKLPTPELRDETTPAHVISAATGIITHMEVLEGQPSFQEGDTVLEGEVLISGVVDLKEPKYATVDAGQRLVHARGNIYARTWRTLEAEIPLEAKVKAYTGEKETGWSLILLGHSVNFFGKTGIPMDGYDKISTTRVFTLPGGRVMPLALRKTEYRAYETVPAALDPDAVQAMLEEQLADRLEKLVGEDGEVVQVSFAAREAEGILTVTAKAECREQIGREVTFEGTVGETTPAQPLPAG